CAAGAAAGTATTCTTAGCTCATGGGTAGCTCAAAAAGTGGCTCAAAGACAACTGATAGTTTCTACGGATGGAGAAATCAATCAGAAAATCTATGAGGATCTAAAAGGTGAAGAGGAACTTTACGGTTACAAAAAGCAGAAAGCCGAAGAACTGTTACGACTACAGGCGGATAAATTTCATGAAGTTCAGGTAAAAAACTTGTAGCTAAGGCAATTTAAATTCCGGGTTGTAGATAAGGCCTATAATATTGCCCCAAGGGTCCTTGACTGAGGCTGCCATAATTTTCCCGCCTACGTAGTTAGGAGCTTCATATAAGGTAGCTCCAAGCCCTAGGAGTCGGTCGAATTCCGACTGAATATCCGCTACACCCCAAAGTGCCGTTACACTTTCCGTTTTATCGGTTGTGGGTTGCTCTTCCGGTTGCAAACCCAGTTCATATCCCTTAATATTGAACCCTACATAGAAAGGTTCATCGAAATAGGGTTCTGTTTTGAATGCCTTGGTGTACCAAGATTTGGCTTCTTCAATACTTCCAACTTTATAAATTTCGGTTCTAAGTCCCAACATAACCCTCATTTAGCGCATTGAAATTAGCCAAAATCACCTAAATGAAATAGAAACAATTCTTAATAGTGCAAAAGAGACACTCTTTATAGCAAATCAGCATCGCACTATTAAAATAACGGGGTATTTTTGTAAAGTTATGAGTAGCTTGAAGGAAAGAAAGCAAAGAAAGAGAAGAATTTATAACCTGGTCATTGTTGTTTCCTTGATTATTGTCATCGCCACAGCACTTTTGGTAAACGCCGAATAATAAGACCTTGGTCGAATTGCCAATCTATCTCTTTTCTTTAGGAATGTATGAAAATCAAAACATGGAACCGAAAGCGGATATTGAAAACGGCGGGAAAGTTTTTTCTAGCCCTAATTCTGCTATTCTTTATTTTGGTCTTGGTTATCAGGACACCTTGGGCACAGAATATTATCGTGACCAAGAT
This window of the Maribacter cobaltidurans genome carries:
- a CDS encoding VOC family protein produces the protein MLGLRTEIYKVGSIEEAKSWYTKAFKTEPYFDEPFYVGFNIKGYELGLQPEEQPTTDKTESVTALWGVADIQSEFDRLLGLGATLYEAPNYVGGKIMAASVKDPWGNIIGLIYNPEFKLP